One window of Limnochordia bacterium genomic DNA carries:
- the fusA gene encoding elongation factor G, which translates to MVSQVPLEKTRNIGIMAHIDAGKTTTTERILFYTGRLHRLGEVHEGAATMDWMVQEKERGITITSAATTCVWRDHYVNIIDTPGHVDFTVEVERSLRVLDGAVAVFCAVGGVEPQSETVWRQADRYGVPRLAYINKMDRVGADFDRVVDMIRTRLGANPVPLQIPIGAEDTFKGLIDLVRMIAITYDDDLGTERHVGEVPDEYVERAQLAREQLIEALAESDDELMVKYLEGEELTEEEINQAIRKATLSANIVPVLCGSSFRNKGVQSLLDAVVDYLPSPTDLPGVSGVVPNSKETAERRPADDEPFAALAFKIMNDPYVGKLAYFRVYSGRLGVGSYILNSSKGKRERIGRILRMHANHREDMTEVSSGDIVAAVGLKFTQTGDTLCDLEHPIVLESVKFPEPVINRSIEPKTKSDQDKLAVALARLSEEDPTFQVRTDEETGQTIISGMGELHLEIIVDRLLREFKVEGNVGQPQVAYRETITEGAKVEGRFIRQSGGRGQYGHVVIEIEPLERGSESIFENKIVGGVIPKEYIPAVEAGVKEGLTAGVLSGFPVVDIKATLVDGSYHEVDSSELAFKIAGSMAIKDAIRKAKPVLLEPVMKVEVVTPEEFVGDICGDINARRGRVEGMEHRGNTQVVRALVPLGEMFGYATDVRSLTQGRATYVMHFYSYAEVPSSVGDKIMEKYS; encoded by the coding sequence TTGGTTAGTCAAGTTCCACTGGAAAAAACGAGGAATATTGGGATCATGGCCCATATCGACGCGGGTAAGACGACTACCACTGAGCGTATCTTGTTCTACACTGGACGTCTACATCGACTAGGTGAGGTTCATGAGGGTGCCGCGACTATGGACTGGATGGTACAGGAGAAGGAACGGGGAATTACCATTACTTCTGCTGCAACTACCTGTGTATGGCGGGATCATTATGTCAACATCATCGATACGCCCGGACACGTGGACTTTACTGTGGAGGTAGAGCGTTCGCTGCGTGTGCTTGATGGCGCCGTAGCGGTTTTCTGTGCCGTTGGCGGTGTTGAGCCTCAATCTGAAACCGTATGGCGGCAAGCAGATCGCTATGGGGTTCCTCGGCTTGCCTATATTAATAAGATGGACCGTGTCGGTGCTGACTTTGACAGGGTTGTTGATATGATCAGAACCCGGCTGGGTGCCAATCCGGTACCTCTTCAGATCCCAATAGGTGCAGAGGATACTTTCAAGGGTCTTATTGATCTGGTTCGGATGATTGCCATCACCTACGATGATGATCTGGGTACTGAACGTCACGTAGGGGAGGTGCCAGATGAGTATGTGGAAAGGGCACAGCTGGCCCGGGAACAACTAATAGAAGCTTTGGCCGAGTCTGATGATGAGTTAATGGTGAAATACCTTGAAGGCGAAGAGCTTACCGAGGAAGAGATTAATCAAGCCATAAGAAAGGCTACATTATCAGCGAATATTGTTCCGGTGCTTTGTGGTTCGTCGTTTCGAAATAAGGGTGTACAATCATTACTCGATGCAGTTGTGGATTATCTACCGTCGCCCACAGACCTCCCTGGAGTGTCTGGGGTAGTTCCAAACTCAAAGGAGACGGCAGAGAGACGTCCAGCTGATGATGAACCCTTTGCTGCGTTAGCGTTTAAGATTATGAATGACCCGTATGTAGGCAAACTGGCTTACTTCCGCGTCTATTCCGGACGCCTTGGCGTAGGTAGCTATATATTAAACTCAAGCAAGGGTAAGCGTGAGCGGATTGGCCGTATCTTAAGGATGCATGCAAACCATCGGGAAGATATGACCGAGGTATCCAGTGGAGATATTGTGGCAGCGGTTGGGCTTAAGTTTACACAGACGGGAGACACGTTGTGTGACCTTGAACACCCAATTGTTCTTGAGTCTGTAAAGTTTCCTGAACCTGTAATCAATCGTTCAATTGAACCGAAGACTAAGTCTGACCAGGATAAACTGGCGGTGGCGTTAGCTAGGCTTTCTGAGGAGGATCCGACGTTCCAGGTGAGAACCGATGAGGAAACGGGACAGACGATCATATCGGGGATGGGAGAACTCCATCTTGAGATTATTGTTGATAGACTACTGCGTGAGTTCAAGGTAGAAGGCAATGTCGGTCAACCCCAGGTAGCCTATCGTGAGACGATTACAGAGGGTGCTAAGGTAGAAGGACGCTTCATTCGGCAATCGGGTGGGCGCGGCCAATATGGTCATGTGGTGATTGAGATTGAGCCCTTGGAGCGAGGTAGTGAGTCTATCTTTGAGAACAAGATTGTAGGCGGAGTGATCCCCAAGGAGTATATCCCGGCCGTTGAAGCTGGAGTGAAAGAGGGCTTAACCGCCGGTGTGTTGTCCGGGTTTCCTGTAGTGGATATAAAGGCGACCTTGGTAGATGGATCCTACCACGAAGTAGACTCATCGGAACTAGCTTTCAAGATTGCGGGCTCAATGGCGATTAAAGATGCTATTCGTAAGGCAAAGCCGGTGCTCCTTGAGCCTGTGATGAAGGTGGAGGTAGTTACACCGGAGGAATTCGTTGGAGATATTTGTGGAGATATCAATGCCCGTCGGGGTAGAGTAGAAGGTATGGAACATCGGGGAAATACGCAAGTGGTGCGAGCCCTCGTTCCCCTAGGGGAGATGTTCGGTTATGCTACAGATGTTCGTTCTCTCACCCAAGGGAGAGCTACCTATGTAATGCATTTTTATAGTTACGCTGAAGTACCCAGCAGCGTTGGCGATAAAATTATGGAGAAA
- the rpsG gene encoding 30S ribosomal protein S7, which translates to MPRRGNVPKRDVLEDPVYNSKIVTRLVNKVMIDGKRSVAERTVYSSLDLVQAKMQKEPLEVLETAMKNIQPVLEVRPRRVGGATYQVPMEVRPERRSSLAFRWLIEQSRQRGEKTMAERLAGEIMEAANNTGGAVRKKEEMHRMAEANKAFAHYRW; encoded by the coding sequence ATGCCGAGAAGAGGTAATGTACCAAAGCGGGATGTTTTAGAGGATCCTGTTTACAATAGTAAGATTGTAACCCGTCTAGTTAATAAGGTGATGATTGACGGGAAACGAAGTGTGGCGGAGCGAACAGTATATAGTAGCCTCGATTTGGTTCAAGCTAAGATGCAAAAAGAGCCCCTGGAGGTTCTTGAAACTGCGATGAAAAACATCCAGCCTGTCTTGGAAGTGCGACCCCGGCGGGTCGGTGGAGCCACCTATCAGGTTCCCATGGAAGTAAGACCTGAACGCCGGAGTTCATTAGCATTTCGCTGGTTGATAGAGCAGTCACGGCAACGGGGTGAAAAGACCATGGCCGAACGCTTGGCTGGCGAGATTATGGAAGCAGCCAACAACACTGGCGGTGCAGTTCGCAAGAAGGAAGAAATGCACCGTATGGCAGAGGCCAACAAAGCTTTCGCGCATTATCGTTGGTAA